One genomic region from Maridesulfovibrio frigidus DSM 17176 encodes:
- a CDS encoding ammonium transporter, which yields MNAADTSFILICAALVMFMTPGLALFYAGMARSKNVLGTIMQSFVMLGLVSIIWAVIGYTLAFGDDIGGIIGGMNFFALDGVGMDTLNSPADNLPHLLFMVFQGMFAVITPALITGAFAERMKFKSLLIFSSLWIIVVYAPMCHWVWGGGWMGERGALDFAGGAVVHMSSGAAALAACLVIGKRKGYGKQSFIPHNLPMTLLGAGILWFGWFGFNAGSALAANGVAVNAFVTTHLAAAAGLLGWLLVEGLHGGKPTTLGAASGAVAGLVAITPAAGFVTPMAAILIGFGGGIICYGGILLKAKFKYDDSLDVVGIHGLGGTWGALATGLFASVGAEGLFYGNPEQLWIQLESVICTWGYCFVVSWVLLKVIDATCGLRVTEEEEVVGLDVAEHSEAGYQL from the coding sequence ATGAATGCAGCGGATACCTCGTTTATACTTATTTGTGCAGCCCTAGTTATGTTTATGACTCCGGGTCTTGCACTTTTTTATGCTGGCATGGCGCGTAGTAAAAACGTGCTCGGAACTATCATGCAGAGTTTTGTTATGCTCGGTCTTGTTTCAATCATTTGGGCAGTAATTGGTTATACGCTGGCCTTTGGAGATGATATTGGCGGCATTATCGGTGGAATGAACTTTTTTGCTCTTGATGGTGTCGGCATGGATACACTTAACAGTCCTGCTGACAATCTTCCGCACCTACTCTTTATGGTGTTCCAGGGTATGTTTGCTGTAATCACTCCCGCTCTTATCACTGGAGCTTTTGCTGAACGCATGAAATTTAAATCACTATTAATATTCTCAAGTTTGTGGATAATTGTTGTTTACGCACCAATGTGTCACTGGGTTTGGGGCGGCGGCTGGATGGGTGAAAGAGGCGCGCTTGACTTTGCTGGTGGCGCGGTTGTTCACATGAGTTCCGGAGCAGCAGCTCTTGCCGCTTGTCTGGTAATCGGAAAACGCAAAGGATACGGCAAACAGTCTTTTATTCCTCATAACCTGCCTATGACTCTTCTCGGAGCTGGCATACTGTGGTTCGGATGGTTCGGTTTCAACGCAGGTAGCGCTCTTGCTGCTAACGGTGTTGCCGTAAATGCATTCGTAACAACTCACCTTGCAGCAGCAGCTGGACTTCTCGGATGGCTTCTTGTTGAAGGTCTTCACGGTGGTAAGCCAACAACTCTTGGTGCAGCATCCGGTGCTGTCGCTGGTCTGGTTGCTATTACTCCTGCGGCTGGTTTTGTAACACCTATGGCTGCTATCCTTATTGGTTTCGGTGGTGGGATCATTTGTTACGGCGGGATCTTGCTCAAAGCTAAATTTAAATATGATGACTCACTTGATGTCGTAGGCATTCACGGTCTCGGTGGAACATGGGGCGCACTTGCTACAGGTCTTTTTGCAAGTGTCGGCGCTGAAGGTCTTTTCTACGGAAATCCTGAACAGCTTTGGATTCAGCTTGAGTCAGTAATTTGCACATGGGGCTACTGTTTTGTTGTCAGTTGGGTACTTCTTAAAGTAATCGATGCTACGTGTGGATTACGTGTGACAGAAGAAGAAGAAGTTGTAGGTCTTGACGTTGCAGAACATAGTGAAGCTGGTTACCAGCTCTAA
- a CDS encoding sigma-54-dependent Fis family transcriptional regulator — protein MTLSIDDYKALSQELDPKKLQRTILALLLKLQNVERGSLWIEKNNMYECVEAMGHQSEELKGVKLSPNKKSIVGWVIKNGKMTTAKAGADARHNSQFEDKFKVKSKHILCFPLLLKGKEVYGAVQVIDTSSAGDNLNLAPDYLKMLQEMVDISSLALRNSLEFQKQQRKYAQLSRTLSSIRGKTSIVGKSASINKALKLVSNYAATNYPVLVYGESGTGKELFAEEIHAQSSRANKPFLTQNCSAIPENLLESELFGYVKGAFTGANTNKLGLFEAADGGTVFLDEIGDMDINLQAKVLRVLQESEIKPLGGTETKKINIRIISATNRKLEEDVRSGRFREDLYYRLNVLPLKLPCLDERKEDIPLLTEYFLAREASYSHMLPKKLDPKAMIAMKTHKWPGNIRELENSVKQFQALVPGDTILLSDLPRHIGFPIAKAQNNIPLSEKTGASRIKSENILPEDLTTFTWKEMEASYVMKLLEKYKWNVSQAARAAGINRSTFDSRMKKLGINKQVN, from the coding sequence ATGACACTATCAATCGACGACTATAAAGCTCTATCGCAAGAACTTGACCCTAAAAAACTACAGAGAACCATTCTCGCACTCCTTCTCAAACTTCAGAACGTTGAGCGTGGATCTCTTTGGATTGAAAAAAACAACATGTACGAGTGCGTCGAAGCGATGGGCCACCAAAGCGAAGAACTTAAGGGAGTTAAGCTCTCGCCTAACAAGAAATCAATTGTTGGCTGGGTTATTAAAAACGGCAAAATGACCACAGCCAAAGCAGGGGCTGATGCCAGGCACAACAGTCAATTTGAAGACAAATTTAAAGTTAAAAGTAAGCACATATTATGCTTCCCCCTTTTGCTGAAAGGAAAAGAAGTTTACGGAGCAGTTCAAGTAATTGACACAAGCTCCGCAGGAGACAACTTAAATTTAGCGCCAGATTATCTGAAGATGCTACAGGAAATGGTTGATATAAGCTCTCTTGCCCTTCGCAATTCATTGGAATTCCAAAAGCAACAGCGTAAATATGCACAGCTCAGTCGGACTCTCAGCAGTATTCGCGGCAAAACCTCAATTGTCGGCAAAAGTGCATCTATTAACAAAGCTCTTAAACTCGTCAGCAACTATGCAGCCACAAACTACCCAGTCCTTGTCTATGGAGAATCAGGCACGGGTAAGGAACTTTTTGCGGAAGAAATTCACGCCCAAAGCTCTCGTGCCAATAAGCCTTTTTTAACCCAGAACTGCAGTGCTATTCCTGAAAATCTTCTTGAAAGTGAGCTTTTCGGCTATGTAAAAGGTGCTTTCACGGGAGCAAACACAAATAAGTTAGGATTATTTGAAGCCGCTGACGGAGGTACTGTCTTTCTAGATGAAATTGGGGACATGGACATAAACCTTCAAGCAAAAGTTCTGCGAGTTCTGCAGGAAAGTGAAATTAAACCACTTGGCGGAACTGAAACTAAAAAAATCAATATTCGCATCATTTCAGCAACCAACCGCAAACTGGAAGAAGACGTGCGCTCAGGGCGTTTCAGAGAAGACTTATATTACAGGTTAAACGTCCTTCCACTGAAGCTCCCGTGCTTAGATGAACGCAAAGAAGACATTCCTCTTCTCACAGAATATTTTTTAGCAAGAGAAGCTTCTTACAGTCATATGCTACCCAAAAAGCTCGATCCTAAAGCAATGATTGCCATGAAAACCCACAAATGGCCGGGAAATATCCGTGAACTGGAAAACTCAGTCAAACAGTTTCAAGCACTTGTTCCAGGCGATACCATTTTACTTTCAGACCTACCAAGACACATTGGCTTTCCCATAGCAAAAGCACAAAACAATATACCGCTTTCTGAAAAAACAGGAGCGAGCAGAATAAAATCAGAAAATATACTGCCGGAGGATCTCACCACTTTTACATGGAAAGAGATGGAAGCGTCATACGTCATGAAACTTCTCGAAAAATATAAATGGAATGTAAGTCAGGCAGCCCGCGCCGCAGGAATAAACAGATCAACATTCGACTCAAGAATGAAAAAATTGGGGATAAACAAGCAGGTAAATTAG
- a CDS encoding metal ABC transporter solute-binding protein, Zn/Mn family: protein MNVRKLQFLLMTTILLCASISQAAPLQVTVSIIPQAYFIKKIGGDLVEVNVMVKPGSSPAIYEPQPRQMAKLSKAEIYFAIGVPFEQAWLPRFEAANPKLNVINLADSVVRHPMQTHLHDTDKHHEDEVEHTKERNDNFLADPHVWLSPPLVRVISMQIRDSLIDADPKNGDTYRANYYSFAEEIDRLDKELIGIFKTSKKHISFMTYHPSWGYFARAYGLNQIPIELEGKEPSPKQMRKIIDFAREESVSAIFIQPQFSRKSAQTIASSVNAKVLIADPLDGNWAENLRKTAETFRQNSR, encoded by the coding sequence ATGAACGTACGCAAACTACAATTTCTATTAATGACAACAATCCTGCTTTGCGCATCAATATCGCAAGCCGCACCGCTACAGGTCACCGTATCAATTATTCCACAAGCATATTTTATAAAGAAAATTGGGGGAGATCTGGTCGAAGTAAATGTAATGGTAAAACCAGGAAGCAGCCCTGCCATATACGAACCACAGCCGAGGCAAATGGCGAAGCTGAGCAAAGCAGAGATTTATTTTGCCATAGGAGTTCCGTTTGAGCAGGCATGGTTGCCAAGATTCGAAGCGGCAAATCCGAAATTAAATGTAATAAACCTTGCCGATTCAGTGGTCAGACATCCCATGCAAACACACCTGCACGACACCGATAAGCACCACGAAGACGAAGTTGAGCACACAAAAGAACGTAACGACAATTTCCTTGCCGATCCGCACGTATGGCTGTCTCCACCTCTCGTCAGAGTTATAAGCATGCAGATAAGAGACTCTCTTATAGATGCCGATCCCAAGAACGGCGACACCTACAGAGCCAATTACTATAGTTTTGCAGAAGAAATAGACAGGCTGGACAAAGAATTGATTGGAATTTTCAAGACAAGCAAAAAGCACATAAGCTTTATGACCTACCACCCGTCATGGGGATATTTCGCAAGAGCCTATGGATTGAACCAGATCCCCATTGAATTGGAAGGTAAAGAACCTAGCCCGAAGCAGATGAGAAAAATTATTGATTTTGCAAGAGAAGAGTCGGTATCGGCAATATTTATTCAGCCTCAATTTTCACGAAAGAGTGCACAGACAATTGCATCGTCAGTGAATGCAAAAGTACTTATCGCGGACCCTCTGGATGGCAACTGGGCGGAAAATCTGAGAAAAACAGCAGAAACCTTCCGCCAAAACTCACGTTAA
- a CDS encoding P-II family nitrogen regulator → MKKIEVIVRPFKIDDVKEAIADLGLKGMTVTEVKGFGRQGGHKEVYRGAEYQVDFIAKTKIEIVVEAERVPEVLEAVRNSALTGKVGDGKIFVTPVEEVVRIRTGETGTEAI, encoded by the coding sequence ATGAAGAAAATAGAAGTTATCGTAAGACCTTTCAAGATTGATGATGTAAAGGAAGCTATCGCTGATTTGGGTTTGAAAGGAATGACAGTTACCGAGGTAAAAGGTTTCGGGCGTCAGGGCGGTCATAAAGAAGTATACCGCGGCGCAGAATATCAGGTTGATTTTATCGCCAAGACTAAAATCGAAATAGTTGTTGAAGCAGAACGAGTACCTGAAGTTCTTGAAGCTGTTCGTAATTCGGCACTGACCGGTAAAGTCGGTGATGGAAAGATATTCGTAACGCCTGTTGAAGAAGTTGTCCGTATACGTACGGGTGAAACGGGAACTGAAGCAATCTAA
- a CDS encoding hydantoinase/oxoprolinase family protein: MLLLGIDVGGTHTDAVALGPKGIEAQVKVATNHEDLLSSIKSALSEIVKTADPSRIKQLNLSTTLSTNAIVEGRFEDVGVIVSAGPGLDPHSFMICKDFHVIPGSLDHRGSETKQLNNLSLEEAISSCRKSGVQVYAAITKFSPRNPAHEKEMELAIGDNADFITLGHQITGRLNFPRRIATAYYNCAVWRVFNKFADAISGTLEEMGLGHIKVNILKADGGTMPLPLSRRVPVQSIFSGPAASVMGIIALCKITHDSIIYDIGGTTTDIAIFVGGTPLIEQEGINIGSHPTLVRALKVHSIGVGGDSAISILEGTVRVGPARLGPSIAFGGEIPTLTDALIWKDSCDCGNIGKSKAGFAAFASKIDLNPDELADKAIENAIDKIHDSTRELVEEINQQPVYTIHELLENRRIVPRKIYIMGGPAKAIKMDIFRKFRLSTEVPENYDVANAIGAALTRTTTEIELFADTERGVMFIPSLGYRENVPRTYDLEAAEKDAMNHLLAHLGEMRVAADGDNALITASSSFNMVNGDTTVGRNIRVKCQIKPGVVRTYS; encoded by the coding sequence ATGCTCCTTCTTGGAATCGATGTAGGCGGAACTCATACTGACGCGGTGGCCTTAGGCCCAAAAGGAATTGAAGCTCAAGTCAAGGTTGCGACCAACCATGAAGATCTGCTTTCCTCCATCAAAAGCGCACTTAGCGAAATAGTTAAAACGGCTGACCCATCTCGCATCAAACAGCTCAATCTAAGCACAACTCTTTCTACAAACGCGATTGTTGAAGGACGGTTCGAAGATGTTGGTGTTATTGTTTCTGCCGGCCCAGGGCTGGACCCGCACTCTTTCATGATCTGCAAAGACTTTCACGTTATTCCCGGTTCACTTGATCACCGTGGTTCTGAAACTAAGCAGCTCAACAACTTATCCCTTGAAGAAGCTATTTCATCCTGCCGAAAATCAGGAGTCCAAGTATATGCGGCCATAACAAAATTCTCACCCCGTAATCCTGCTCACGAGAAAGAAATGGAGCTTGCAATTGGAGACAATGCGGACTTCATCACTCTGGGACATCAAATTACGGGGCGCTTAAATTTCCCGAGACGCATAGCAACAGCTTATTATAACTGCGCGGTCTGGAGGGTTTTTAACAAATTCGCAGACGCTATTTCTGGAACGCTAGAAGAAATGGGACTTGGCCATATTAAAGTAAATATTCTTAAGGCAGATGGCGGAACTATGCCTCTGCCACTATCAAGAAGAGTTCCAGTGCAATCCATTTTCTCTGGACCAGCTGCATCCGTAATGGGCATAATTGCACTATGCAAAATCACCCATGATTCCATCATTTACGACATTGGCGGAACAACCACTGATATTGCTATTTTTGTGGGCGGAACTCCGCTTATCGAACAGGAAGGAATTAATATAGGATCACATCCAACCCTTGTTCGCGCTCTGAAAGTCCACTCCATAGGAGTTGGTGGCGACTCGGCCATTTCAATTCTGGAAGGAACCGTTCGAGTTGGGCCGGCTAGATTAGGTCCATCCATCGCGTTCGGGGGAGAAATTCCAACACTTACCGATGCATTAATCTGGAAAGATTCCTGCGACTGTGGAAATATCGGTAAATCCAAAGCAGGATTTGCAGCATTCGCTTCCAAAATAGACTTGAACCCGGATGAGCTGGCTGACAAGGCAATTGAGAATGCAATTGACAAAATTCACGATTCTACACGCGAATTAGTTGAAGAGATCAACCAACAGCCCGTTTATACAATCCACGAACTACTGGAAAACAGACGTATTGTACCCAGAAAAATTTATATAATGGGTGGCCCTGCCAAAGCAATAAAGATGGATATATTCCGTAAGTTCAGGCTTTCAACGGAAGTCCCTGAAAATTACGATGTTGCAAATGCCATCGGTGCAGCTTTGACCAGAACTACTACTGAAATAGAACTTTTCGCCGACACCGAGCGCGGAGTGATGTTTATCCCTTCACTCGGTTACAGAGAGAATGTTCCCCGCACCTACGACCTCGAAGCGGCCGAAAAAGATGCAATGAATCATCTCCTTGCACATCTCGGAGAAATGAGAGTTGCGGCAGACGGAGACAATGCGCTGATTACGGCATCATCTTCATTCAATATGGTTAACGGGGACACCACTGTCGGCAGAAATATCAGAGTTAAATGCCAGATCAAACCCGGCGTTGTCCGGACATATTCATAA
- a CDS encoding histone deacetylase family protein, protein MLKAENSLGIIFFPAYDWAISPTHPEREERLLYTQDQLREEGLFDIEGIREYKPEVAETEDIERVHFCFPEAEAIATRSHYISTGGAIKAAELVMQGERDRAFALVRPPGHHAMKTVLGSRGFCAVNVEAIMCEHIREKYGQKRIAIIDTDCHHGDGTQDVYWHDPDTLFISMHQDGRTIFPGTGFPKDAGGPKALGKNINIPLPPGTSDAGFMMVMERIVMPILEDFKPDLIINSAGQDNHFTDPITNMNFSAQGYAALTKMLKPHIAVLEGGYAIQGALPYVNLGISLALAGVDYSHVCEPGWNPETLKESDEIMSYIETLCGSIPDIYFNPPEKSNEGIINGDWSVRHRNIFYDTEGFTESQTESLLLCNDCRGLLKVQTQKENGPMGFGIEIPIGACDKCRNTGYSILEEAQVKSKFRYMQMINRREKEYMRYGF, encoded by the coding sequence ATGCTCAAGGCTGAAAACAGTCTGGGAATCATATTTTTCCCCGCCTACGACTGGGCGATATCACCTACCCACCCTGAAAGAGAGGAAAGGCTCCTTTACACGCAAGATCAACTGCGCGAGGAAGGCCTTTTTGATATCGAAGGAATCCGTGAATATAAACCAGAGGTAGCAGAAACAGAGGACATCGAACGAGTCCATTTCTGCTTCCCAGAAGCGGAAGCCATTGCTACCCGCTCGCATTATATTTCCACGGGCGGCGCAATCAAAGCTGCCGAACTTGTCATGCAAGGTGAGCGTGACAGAGCCTTTGCCCTAGTGCGTCCCCCCGGACATCATGCCATGAAAACGGTTCTGGGGTCTCGCGGTTTTTGCGCTGTTAATGTTGAAGCTATTATGTGCGAACATATCCGTGAAAAGTACGGTCAAAAACGTATTGCCATCATTGATACGGACTGCCATCACGGCGACGGCACACAGGATGTATACTGGCACGATCCAGACACGCTATTCATTTCCATGCATCAGGACGGGCGTACGATCTTCCCCGGCACAGGCTTTCCAAAGGATGCAGGTGGCCCGAAAGCCTTAGGTAAGAATATTAATATTCCGCTCCCCCCCGGCACGTCAGACGCCGGATTCATGATGGTCATGGAACGCATTGTCATGCCCATACTTGAAGATTTCAAGCCGGATCTCATCATTAATTCTGCGGGTCAGGATAACCACTTCACCGACCCCATCACCAATATGAATTTCTCAGCGCAAGGTTATGCAGCTCTTACAAAAATGCTTAAACCTCACATTGCAGTGCTCGAAGGCGGATATGCAATTCAGGGTGCTCTGCCTTATGTAAATCTAGGAATCAGCCTTGCTCTTGCAGGGGTTGATTATTCCCATGTCTGTGAACCGGGCTGGAACCCCGAGACGCTAAAAGAATCAGATGAAATTATGAGCTATATAGAAACTCTTTGCGGAAGCATACCCGACATTTACTTTAATCCTCCAGAGAAAAGTAATGAAGGGATCATAAATGGCGACTGGTCCGTAAGACATCGAAACATTTTCTACGACACAGAAGGTTTCACTGAATCACAAACGGAATCTTTACTGCTGTGTAACGACTGTCGAGGATTGCTCAAGGTACAGACGCAAAAAGAGAATGGACCGATGGGCTTCGGAATAGAAATCCCCATAGGGGCATGCGATAAGTGCCGAAATACTGGATATTCAATTTTAGAAGAAGCACAGGTTAAAAGCAAGTTCCGCTATATGCAGATGATTAATCGCAGAGAAAAAGAATACATGCGCTACGGATTTTAA
- a CDS encoding methyl-accepting chemotaxis protein produces the protein MIDDVKKFLRSVIWIYSGAIFIACGVCGFFALKYGNEPWAIKSLAIFMISLFIFFGISLICMFNAYIKKPVSSITSYTSRILEGDYSGAEKCTSPGLIELRTAVTELADNYKQRLGFSMSILEGLPMPCCIVAEGEKITFLNRQCLEMVGSSAEPESFHGRMISQIFYNDDRKSLIGTCMDDDVSAMNREAVFKHSDGSDINILANLFPLHDVQGKVIGGCCLYVNTTELKQREAHILSQNARIADAAEKAGVVSHDLGEAATQLEGLVSEARRGAVVQVEFSTETATAMEEMTATVLEVARHAQEAANDADHARESAERGALIVTDVVESIDEVAVQAVSLKEAMQELDKHSEGIGRVLGVIEDIADQTNLLALNAAIEAARAGDAGRGFAVVADEVRKLAEKTVQATAEVHVAVTGIQKGAKANVKAMEVAVVSVEKSTEMAGQSGEALAQIVSVSESTADRVRSIAAAAEQQSAASEEINQSTAEVSRISGETEQAMIESTGAISKLSQLAGTLSNIIKEMH, from the coding sequence ATGATTGATGATGTTAAAAAGTTTTTACGTTCAGTAATTTGGATCTATTCTGGGGCTATTTTCATTGCCTGTGGAGTGTGTGGCTTTTTCGCACTGAAGTACGGAAATGAGCCGTGGGCGATCAAGTCTCTAGCAATTTTTATGATTTCGTTGTTTATTTTTTTTGGAATATCTTTGATCTGTATGTTTAATGCGTACATTAAGAAGCCTGTTTCCAGTATTACATCCTATACATCACGCATTCTTGAGGGCGATTATTCAGGGGCTGAGAAGTGCACTTCTCCTGGTCTTATTGAATTACGGACTGCTGTAACTGAGCTGGCGGATAATTATAAGCAGCGCCTCGGTTTCAGCATGAGTATTCTTGAAGGTCTTCCTATGCCTTGTTGTATTGTTGCAGAGGGTGAGAAGATTACATTTCTTAACCGTCAGTGTCTCGAAATGGTAGGTTCTTCAGCTGAGCCTGAATCATTTCATGGGCGCATGATTTCTCAGATTTTCTATAATGATGACCGTAAGTCTCTTATTGGAACATGTATGGATGATGATGTTAGTGCTATGAATCGTGAAGCTGTGTTTAAGCATTCTGACGGGAGTGATATTAATATTTTAGCGAATCTTTTTCCTCTGCATGATGTGCAGGGAAAAGTGATTGGCGGGTGTTGTTTATACGTAAATACCACCGAGCTTAAGCAGCGCGAGGCCCATATTCTCAGTCAAAATGCGCGCATTGCTGATGCTGCTGAGAAGGCTGGCGTGGTTTCCCATGATTTAGGTGAGGCTGCCACTCAGCTTGAAGGTTTAGTCTCTGAAGCCAGACGCGGCGCTGTTGTACAGGTTGAGTTTTCTACTGAAACTGCAACTGCAATGGAAGAGATGACTGCTACCGTTTTAGAAGTCGCGCGTCATGCTCAGGAAGCTGCAAATGATGCTGATCATGCTCGGGAAAGCGCGGAGCGCGGAGCCCTTATAGTCACTGACGTTGTCGAATCAATTGACGAAGTTGCCGTGCAGGCGGTTTCTTTGAAAGAGGCTATGCAAGAACTTGATAAGCACTCTGAGGGAATTGGCAGGGTGCTTGGAGTTATTGAAGACATTGCTGATCAGACTAACTTATTGGCTCTGAATGCGGCGATTGAGGCTGCGCGGGCAGGAGACGCAGGACGCGGGTTTGCTGTTGTTGCCGATGAGGTGCGTAAACTTGCCGAAAAAACAGTGCAGGCTACTGCTGAAGTGCATGTGGCTGTTACTGGTATTCAGAAGGGTGCGAAAGCGAATGTTAAAGCTATGGAAGTTGCGGTAGTTTCAGTTGAAAAAAGTACTGAAATGGCTGGGCAATCTGGTGAAGCACTTGCGCAAATCGTGTCCGTTTCAGAATCTACCGCGGACCGTGTACGTTCCATTGCAGCAGCTGCAGAGCAACAATCGGCTGCGAGTGAAGAAATAAACCAGTCTACTGCCGAAGTAAGCCGCATATCCGGTGAAACAGAGCAAGCCATGATAGAATCTACTGGCGCCATTTCCAAGCTGTCTCAGCTTGCAGGCACGCTATCAAATATTATTAAAGAAATGCACTAG